In Paracoccus sp. SMMA_5_TC, the following are encoded in one genomic region:
- the hppD gene encoding 4-hydroxyphenylpyruvate dioxygenase: MGPFPHNAPKAQITAANPAGTDGFEFVEFAHPQPEVLDRIFRQMGFVPVARHKTKAITLYRQGDINYLLNAEADSHAAEFVAEHGPCAPAMAWRVVDAQVALKRALDLGATEYTGPGKSIEAPAVFGIGGSLLYFIDRYGDTGSAYSADYDWLDHVDPRPEGFGFFYLDHLTHNVIRGNMDTWYKFYHDTFNFREIKYFDIKGKQTGLVSRALTSPDGKIRIPINESTDDHSQIEEYLREYKGEGIQHIAIATNDIYAGTDAIAAAGMEFMPGPPDTYYEMSHRRVKDHGEPIERMKRHGILIDGEGVVGGGMTRVLLQIFSKTVIGPIFFEFIQRKGDDGFGEGNFRALFESIEEDQIRRGVLNVDPAA, from the coding sequence ATGGGACCATTCCCCCACAACGCCCCCAAGGCCCAGATCACCGCCGCCAACCCGGCCGGCACCGACGGGTTCGAGTTTGTCGAATTCGCCCATCCCCAGCCCGAGGTGCTGGACCGCATCTTTCGCCAGATGGGCTTCGTGCCCGTCGCACGTCACAAGACCAAGGCGATCACGCTTTATCGCCAGGGCGACATCAACTATCTGCTGAACGCCGAAGCTGACAGCCATGCCGCCGAATTCGTGGCCGAACACGGCCCCTGCGCCCCGGCCATGGCCTGGCGCGTGGTCGATGCCCAGGTGGCACTCAAGCGCGCGCTGGATCTGGGCGCAACCGAATACACCGGCCCCGGCAAGTCGATCGAGGCGCCGGCGGTGTTCGGAATCGGCGGCTCGCTGCTTTACTTCATCGACCGCTACGGCGACACCGGCAGCGCCTATTCGGCGGATTACGACTGGCTGGATCATGTCGATCCGCGGCCCGAGGGCTTCGGTTTCTTCTACCTCGACCACCTGACCCATAACGTGATCCGCGGCAACATGGATACGTGGTACAAGTTCTACCACGACACCTTCAACTTCCGCGAGATCAAGTATTTCGACATCAAGGGCAAGCAGACCGGCCTGGTCAGCCGCGCGCTGACCTCGCCCGACGGCAAGATCCGCATCCCGATCAACGAATCCACCGACGATCACAGCCAGATCGAGGAATATCTGCGCGAATACAAGGGCGAGGGCATCCAGCACATCGCCATCGCCACCAATGACATCTATGCCGGCACCGATGCCATCGCCGCCGCCGGCATGGAATTCATGCCCGGCCCGCCCGACACCTATTACGAAATGTCGCACCGCCGGGTGAAGGATCACGGCGAACCGATCGAGCGGATGAAGCGTCACGGCATCCTGATCGACGGCGAGGGCGTGGTCGGCGGCGGCATGACCCGGGTGCTGTTGCAGATCTTTTCCAAGACGGTGATCGGCCCGATCTTCTTTGAGTTCATCCAGCGCAAGGGCGACGATGGCTTTGGCGAGGGCAATTTCCGCGCGCTGTTCGAATCCATCGAAGAGGATCAGATCCGCCGCGGCGTGCTGAACGTCGATCCCGCCGCCTGA
- a CDS encoding thioesterase family protein, translating into MRWAAIGGSELAGWAARVVLSGHELWHHDPRAGDALGPVLADAAAAWGALFQAPLPPPGRLIAVADLAGAVAAADLILMADPGTMAGAAETLARIEAAAPASALIAVLSPAQPLSDLRRGARHPARILAVQATGPAHLLPGVEVLGAGPEAARLAALLADLGMRPVLPGAGIDTPLAPRLRAALEDMALEETALHPGGASVVPQLIDDILAHGPALDWALPGLAPGRDRDAALVGLLHALKAADAGAGQVLRAQENRFYARKPQRAAGYPLRLHQARVSGGWVDYNGHMTEFRYLQVLGDATDAFLIHIGLDADYRAGGHSAYTVETHIRHLSEVKAGEMLSVETRLLGHDAKRFRLHHSILRRDGAEVATGEHMLLHVDTAAARAVPMPPALIAALARLAAQDTGPPPDHAGRGIRPPG; encoded by the coding sequence ATGCGATGGGCGGCGATCGGCGGGTCCGAACTGGCGGGCTGGGCGGCGCGGGTGGTGCTGAGCGGGCATGAACTCTGGCATCACGATCCGCGCGCGGGGGATGCGCTTGGGCCGGTGCTGGCCGATGCGGCCGCCGCCTGGGGGGCGCTGTTCCAGGCGCCCTTGCCACCGCCGGGGCGGCTGATCGCGGTCGCCGACCTGGCCGGAGCGGTGGCGGCGGCCGATCTGATCCTGATGGCCGATCCCGGCACGATGGCGGGTGCGGCGGAAACCCTCGCCCGGATCGAGGCGGCGGCGCCGGCATCTGCACTGATCGCGGTGCTGTCGCCCGCGCAACCGCTGTCCGATCTGCGGCGGGGCGCGCGGCATCCCGCACGCATCCTGGCGGTGCAGGCGACGGGGCCGGCGCATCTGCTGCCGGGGGTCGAGGTGCTGGGCGCAGGGCCCGAGGCCGCGCGCCTCGCGGCGCTGCTGGCCGATCTGGGCATGCGGCCGGTGCTGCCGGGCGCGGGGATCGACACGCCCCTGGCCCCGCGCCTGCGGGCGGCGCTGGAGGATATGGCGCTGGAGGAGACGGCGCTGCACCCGGGCGGGGCGTCGGTCGTGCCGCAGCTGATCGACGACATCCTGGCCCATGGCCCGGCCCTTGACTGGGCGCTGCCCGGCCTGGCCCCGGGACGGGACCGCGACGCGGCGCTGGTCGGGCTGCTGCATGCGCTGAAGGCCGCGGATGCCGGCGCCGGGCAGGTGCTGCGCGCGCAGGAAAACCGCTTCTATGCCCGCAAGCCGCAGCGGGCGGCGGGCTATCCGCTGCGGCTGCATCAGGCGCGGGTCAGCGGCGGCTGGGTCGATTACAACGGCCACATGACCGAATTCCGCTATCTGCAGGTGCTGGGCGATGCCACCGATGCCTTTCTGATCCACATCGGGCTGGACGCGGATTACCGCGCCGGCGGCCATTCCGCCTATACGGTCGAGACCCACATCCGCCACCTGTCCGAGGTCAAGGCGGGCGAGATGCTGAGTGTCGAGACCCGGTTGCTGGGTCACGATGCCAAGCGGTTTCGGCTGCACCACAGCATCCTGCGCCGCGACGGGGCCGAGGTGGCGACCGGCGAACACATGCTGCTGCATGTCGATACCGCCGCCGCGCGGGCGGTGCCGATGCCGCCGGCGCTGATCGCGGCGCTGGCGCGGCTGGCCGCGCAGGACACCGGCCCGCCCCCCGATCACGCCGGGCGCGGCATCCGCCCGCCGGGCTAG
- a CDS encoding Lrp/AsnC family transcriptional regulator: protein MREMQLDSFDLAILAALQRDGALTNAALAELVNLSPSQCSRRRMALEQAGVIEGYTARLSAARLGYGLRAIIRVNLSGHGQGREDDFARFVAAQPQIRAAFSVSGDADYVLDVRARDLEAFADFVHRHLLPHPQVAQVRSEIVLKTLKDERGPGPL, encoded by the coding sequence ATGCGCGAAATGCAGCTAGACAGCTTTGATCTTGCGATTCTTGCCGCGTTGCAGCGTGACGGGGCGCTGACCAATGCCGCCCTGGCCGAGCTGGTCAACCTGTCGCCGTCGCAATGTTCGCGCCGGCGCATGGCGCTGGAGCAGGCCGGCGTGATCGAGGGCTATACCGCCAGGCTCAGCGCCGCGCGGCTGGGCTATGGGCTGCGCGCGATCATCCGGGTGAACCTTTCGGGCCATGGCCAGGGCCGCGAGGATGATTTCGCCCGTTTCGTCGCCGCCCAGCCGCAGATCCGCGCCGCCTTTTCGGTGTCGGGCGATGCCGATTATGTGCTCGATGTGCGCGCCCGCGATCTGGAAGCCTTTGCCGATTTCGTGCATCGGCATCTGCTGCCGCATCCGCAGGTGGCGCAGGTGCGTTCGGAAATCGTGCTCAAGACGCTGAAGGACGAACGCGGCCCGGGGCCGTTGTGA
- a CDS encoding Rieske (2Fe-2S) protein: MSWTDYSAAPDPGTPVCPLAELGDQPRSLLLRGPRGEFPLLVLRGSDGGLRGYVNACPHQYLPLDWRSSQILSADGSRLMCSAHGASFDRDTGQVLDGADCGLDPVPLALCDGMVVIGA, translated from the coding sequence ATGAGCTGGACCGACTACAGCGCCGCGCCCGACCCCGGCACCCCGGTCTGCCCGCTGGCCGAACTGGGCGATCAGCCGCGCAGCCTTTTGCTGCGCGGTCCGCGCGGGGAATTTCCGCTGCTGGTGCTGCGCGGCAGCGACGGCGGGCTGCGCGGCTATGTCAACGCCTGTCCGCACCAGTATCTGCCGCTGGACTGGCGCAGCAGCCAGATCCTGTCGGCCGACGGCAGCCGGCTGATGTGTTCGGCCCATGGCGCCAGCTTCGACCGCGACACCGGCCAGGTTCTGGACGGCGCCGATTGCGGACTGGACCCGGTGCCGCTGGCGCTCTGCGACGGCATGGTGGTGATCGGCGCCTAG